In a genomic window of Curtobacterium flaccumfaciens pv. betae:
- a CDS encoding SDR family oxidoreductase, whose product MTTDQLQNRPVALVTGATRGIGRAIAADLGRTHHVLVGGRSADAVDALVAELPSAAPFVGDLGVGEVPALPDRLDVLVHSAGVEQGTTVADTPRAVWEQVFATNVFAVAELTRSALPALRAARGIVVPINSGSGFHSGPGGGVYAASKFALRAFADALREEERANGVRVSSVHPGRTDSDMQRQLVAKLGESYDTDYYLAPEDVAAAVRTVVDLPERGTVESLAIRPTRRR is encoded by the coding sequence GTGACGACAGACCAGCTCCAGAACCGTCCGGTCGCCCTGGTGACCGGAGCCACCCGCGGCATCGGCCGCGCGATCGCCGCCGACCTCGGCCGCACCCACCACGTGCTCGTGGGCGGCCGGTCCGCCGACGCCGTGGACGCCCTGGTCGCGGAGCTGCCGAGCGCGGCGCCGTTCGTCGGTGACCTGGGCGTGGGCGAGGTCCCCGCGCTGCCCGATCGGCTCGACGTCCTGGTGCACTCGGCCGGTGTCGAGCAGGGCACCACCGTCGCCGACACCCCGCGCGCGGTGTGGGAGCAGGTCTTCGCGACGAACGTGTTCGCGGTCGCCGAGCTCACCCGGTCGGCGCTGCCGGCACTGCGGGCAGCCCGGGGCATCGTCGTACCGATCAACAGCGGCTCCGGGTTCCACTCGGGCCCCGGCGGTGGGGTGTACGCGGCGTCGAAGTTCGCGCTGCGGGCCTTCGCCGACGCCCTGCGCGAAGAGGAGCGGGCGAACGGCGTGCGGGTGTCGAGCGTGCACCCGGGCCGGACCGACTCGGACATGCAGCGGCAGCTCGTGGCGAAGCTCGGGGAGTCCTACGACACCGACTACTACCTGGCACCCGAGGACGTGGCCGCCGCGGTCCGCACCGTCGTCGACCTGCCCGAGCGCGGCACCGTCGAGTCGCTCGCGATCCGGCCGACCCGACGGCGCTGA
- a CDS encoding MBL fold metallo-hydrolase, whose amino-acid sequence MLFRDAAEGIHRLEIAHTNTYLVETGDRLLVVDAGLPAAWPHLQLAVHDLGYTPDQVEGLLLTHGHFDHVGTAARMHRDWGTPVFVHPGDRHLAAHPYSYRPQTNRFGFVALHPGGLRPLGRMLLAGAVTVDGIADTEPLESRADVPGNPWIIETPGHTDGHVALHFADRDAVIAGDALVTFDPYTGGIGPRIVAPAATSDVDTAVASLDRLADTEAKHVLPGHGPGWSLGVRRAVAQARRVAGAA is encoded by the coding sequence ATGCTCTTCCGGGACGCCGCCGAGGGGATCCACCGCCTCGAGATCGCACACACCAACACGTACCTCGTCGAGACCGGCGATCGGTTGCTCGTCGTCGACGCGGGGTTGCCCGCCGCATGGCCGCACCTGCAGCTCGCCGTGCACGACCTGGGCTACACGCCCGACCAGGTCGAGGGGCTCCTGCTCACGCACGGGCACTTCGACCACGTCGGCACCGCCGCACGGATGCACCGCGACTGGGGCACACCCGTGTTCGTCCACCCGGGCGATCGGCACCTCGCCGCGCACCCGTACTCGTACCGGCCGCAGACGAACCGGTTCGGGTTCGTCGCGCTCCACCCGGGCGGTCTGCGCCCCCTGGGCCGGATGCTGCTGGCCGGTGCGGTCACGGTCGACGGCATCGCGGACACCGAACCGCTGGAAAGCCGCGCCGACGTGCCGGGCAACCCGTGGATCATCGAGACCCCGGGGCACACCGACGGCCACGTGGCGCTGCACTTCGCCGACCGCGACGCCGTGATCGCCGGGGACGCGCTCGTCACCTTCGACCCGTACACGGGCGGGATCGGACCCCGGATCGTGGCCCCCGCCGCGACCTCCGACGTCGACACGGCGGTCGCGTCGCTCGACCGGCTCGCGGACACCGAGGCGAAGCACGTGCTGCCCGGCCACGGGCCGGGCTGGTCGCTCGGTGTACGGCGGGCCGTCGCGCAGGCGCGGCGAGTGGCCGGAGCCGCCTGA
- a CDS encoding YihY/virulence factor BrkB family protein, which translates to MAHEEHKPDPDDARKPDNPTDLKKPTLVYTLKKTLREFTSDQCTDLAASLTYYSVLALFPGLLAVVSLLGLVGQADNTIKTMLQIIGNIGSDQVVDLIKEPLEGLVRSPAAPITFIVGVVGALWSASGYVGAFGRAMNRIYNVREGRPIWKLRPTMLGVTVTTVVLLVIGLLVLVSAPLARSFGDVIGLGDVAVTVLSIVQWPILLVIAIIVVAVLYYWSPNVKQPKFTWVSGGSILALLIWIIASVGFGFYVGNFSNYNATYGSLGGVIVFLLWIWITNNALFFGAEFDAEIERGRELQAGIRAEEDIQLPERDTRQIEKQDEKRAQDVLEGIRIRQGVDND; encoded by the coding sequence ATGGCGCACGAAGAGCACAAGCCGGACCCGGACGACGCCCGGAAACCCGACAACCCCACCGACCTCAAGAAGCCGACGCTCGTCTACACGCTGAAGAAGACGCTGCGCGAGTTCACGAGCGACCAGTGCACCGACCTGGCGGCGAGCCTGACGTACTACTCGGTGCTCGCGCTGTTCCCCGGGCTGCTGGCGGTCGTGTCGCTGCTCGGCCTGGTCGGGCAGGCCGACAACACGATCAAGACCATGCTGCAGATCATCGGCAACATCGGGTCGGACCAGGTCGTGGACCTGATCAAGGAGCCGCTCGAGGGACTCGTCCGCTCGCCCGCCGCCCCGATCACGTTCATCGTCGGTGTCGTCGGTGCCCTCTGGTCGGCCTCCGGCTACGTGGGCGCGTTCGGCCGTGCGATGAACCGGATCTACAACGTCCGCGAGGGCCGCCCGATCTGGAAGCTCCGCCCGACCATGCTCGGCGTGACCGTCACCACGGTCGTCCTGCTCGTGATCGGTCTGCTGGTCCTGGTGAGCGCTCCGCTCGCCCGCAGCTTCGGCGACGTCATCGGCCTCGGCGACGTGGCCGTCACCGTCCTGTCGATCGTGCAGTGGCCGATCCTGCTCGTCATCGCGATCATCGTCGTCGCGGTGCTCTACTACTGGTCGCCGAACGTCAAGCAGCCGAAGTTCACCTGGGTCAGCGGGGGCTCGATCCTGGCGCTCCTCATCTGGATCATCGCCAGTGTCGGCTTCGGGTTCTACGTCGGGAACTTCTCGAACTACAACGCCACGTACGGCTCCCTGGGTGGGGTCATCGTGTTCCTGCTGTGGATCTGGATCACGAACAACGCCCTGTTCTTCGGTGCCGAGTTCGACGCCGAGATCGAGCGGGGTCGCGAGCTGCAGGCCGGCATCCGAGCAGAGGAGGACATCCAGCTCCCCGAGCGCGACACCCGCCAGATCGAGAAGCAGGACGAGAAGCGGGCGCAGGACGTGCTCGAGGGCATCCGCATCCGCCAGGGCGTCGACAACGACTGA
- a CDS encoding ABC-F family ATP-binding cassette domain-containing protein, which produces MPTSPSVVLHDVTFAWPDGTVALDHLTAAFGRGRTGLVGRNGAGKSTLVRLATGRLHPTSGSIATSGPVDHLPQRLSPPARPDRRWRVDQEPAPWAHASADDTVADLLGIRPTLTALRAVLAGDATAAQLEAVGDDWDLEERAAAVLDRVGLDGTELDRPVSTLSGGQSVLVAVAGVRLRARPIVFLDEPTNNLDRRARGLLLDLVDDWRGTLVLVSHDRELLEHVDETVELRAGAMTVFGGTFSAFEEHLAVQQAAVEREVRVAEQRHRTEKRQRIEAETKIARRAKAGEKAGRSMPKILANEQRKKAQETAGRLRVGYAGDEAAALATKREAELRLRDDESIHVTLPDPDVPASRRIATVTVRGRDVVVQGPERVAVTGDNGVGKSTLLEQLVGDPAAREHPLPETGAVAHVDRIAYLPQRKDTLDDTATVLDNVRRDAPHVPVAEVRNRLAKFLVRGDTVERPAGDLSGGERFRVALAALVLADPPPQLLVLDEPTNDLDLTSVDQLVDALRAYRGALVVVSHDETFLERLDLDERIELR; this is translated from the coding sequence ATGCCCACCAGTCCGTCCGTCGTCCTGCACGACGTCACCTTCGCCTGGCCCGACGGCACCGTCGCGCTCGACCACCTCACCGCCGCCTTCGGACGTGGCCGGACCGGCCTGGTCGGGAGGAACGGGGCCGGCAAGTCCACGCTGGTCCGGCTCGCGACCGGCCGGCTCCACCCCACCTCGGGCAGCATCGCGACGTCGGGTCCCGTCGACCACCTGCCGCAACGCCTCTCCCCACCGGCACGGCCTGATCGCCGCTGGCGCGTCGATCAGGAACCGGCGCCGTGGGCCCACGCCAGCGCGGACGACACCGTCGCCGACCTGCTCGGCATCCGGCCCACCCTCACGGCGCTCCGGGCCGTCCTGGCCGGCGACGCCACTGCCGCACAGCTCGAGGCGGTCGGCGACGACTGGGACCTGGAGGAACGGGCCGCCGCGGTGCTCGACCGGGTCGGGCTCGACGGCACCGAGCTCGACCGGCCGGTGTCGACGCTGTCCGGCGGGCAGTCGGTGCTCGTCGCCGTCGCCGGGGTCCGGTTGCGCGCGCGGCCGATCGTGTTCCTGGACGAGCCGACGAACAACCTGGACCGCCGGGCCCGCGGGCTGCTCCTCGACCTGGTCGACGACTGGCGCGGCACCCTGGTGCTCGTCAGCCACGACCGGGAACTCCTGGAGCACGTCGACGAGACCGTGGAACTCCGCGCCGGGGCGATGACCGTGTTCGGCGGGACGTTCAGCGCGTTCGAGGAGCACCTCGCCGTGCAGCAGGCAGCCGTCGAGCGCGAGGTCCGGGTCGCCGAACAGCGGCACCGCACCGAGAAGCGGCAGCGCATCGAGGCGGAGACCAAGATCGCCCGACGCGCGAAGGCCGGCGAGAAAGCCGGCCGCTCGATGCCGAAGATCCTGGCGAACGAGCAGCGGAAGAAGGCGCAGGAGACCGCCGGTCGACTGCGCGTCGGGTACGCGGGCGACGAAGCTGCCGCCCTCGCCACCAAGCGCGAGGCCGAGCTCCGTCTGCGCGACGACGAGTCGATCCACGTCACCCTGCCCGACCCGGACGTGCCGGCGTCGCGTCGGATCGCCACCGTGACCGTGCGGGGGCGTGACGTCGTCGTGCAGGGGCCGGAACGGGTCGCCGTCACCGGGGACAACGGGGTCGGCAAGTCCACCCTGCTCGAGCAGCTCGTCGGCGACCCCGCTGCCCGGGAGCACCCGCTGCCCGAGACCGGGGCCGTCGCCCACGTCGACCGGATCGCGTACCTGCCGCAGCGGAAGGACACCCTGGACGACACCGCCACGGTGCTCGACAACGTGCGCCGGGACGCCCCGCACGTGCCCGTCGCCGAGGTCCGCAACCGGCTGGCGAAGTTCCTGGTGCGCGGGGACACCGTCGAGCGCCCGGCCGGGGACCTGTCCGGCGGGGAGCGGTTCCGGGTGGCGCTGGCGGCCCTGGTGCTCGCCGACCCGCCGCCGCAGCTGCTCGTGCTCGACGAGCCGACGAACGACCTCGACCTGACGAGCGTCGACCAGCTCGTCGACGCACTGCGGGCCTACCGGGGAGCACTCGTCGTGGTGAGCCACGACGAGACGTTCCTGGAGCGACTCGACCTCGACGAACGGATCGAGCTGCGGTAG
- a CDS encoding DUF3151 domain-containing protein, whose product MPENLLPTPSSNPETLLPAEPEVTAAIEAEAPVASVVVSYPSSSLAWALLADEAWARGATLESYAYARVGYHRGLDALRKAGWRGVGPVPWSHEPNRGVLRALFALRRAAEAIDEPGEPERLTDFLNASDPEALRALSAGA is encoded by the coding sequence ATGCCGGAGAACCTGTTGCCGACCCCGTCGTCGAACCCCGAGACCCTGCTGCCCGCCGAGCCGGAGGTGACCGCCGCGATCGAGGCGGAGGCCCCTGTCGCGAGCGTGGTGGTGTCCTACCCGTCGTCGAGCCTGGCGTGGGCGCTGCTCGCCGACGAGGCGTGGGCGCGCGGCGCGACCCTCGAGTCCTACGCGTACGCCCGCGTCGGGTACCACCGTGGGCTCGATGCCCTGCGCAAGGCCGGCTGGCGCGGTGTCGGCCCGGTGCCGTGGTCGCACGAGCCCAACCGTGGCGTGCTGCGGGCGCTGTTCGCCCTGCGCCGTGCGGCCGAGGCGATCGACGAGCCCGGCGAGCCCGAGCGCCTGACCGATTTCCTGAACGCGAGCGACCCCGAGGCCCTGCGCGCACTTTCCGCCGGCGCGTAG
- a CDS encoding prenyltransferase codes for MNASTASRPSTLRALFVSSRPISWVNTAYPFGAAYLLGSGVGVDGGGGFSLVAFLVGVVYFLVPYNLAMYGINDVFDYESDLRNPRKGGVEGALLDKSVHRTTLWAVVVTNVPFLVALVVLGAVSGNGPWSWLVLAISVFAVIAYSAPGLRFKEKPFLDSLTSSTHFVSPAIYGLALAGPHWTGELVAVCIAFFLWGVASHAFGAVQDVLADRAGGIGSVATVIGARATVRLAFAAYLVAGVALLFSAFPGPIAAVVVVPYALNVLPWWNITDQGAEAANAGWKRFLWINYLAGFIVTMALIAYAFTH; via the coding sequence GTGAACGCCAGCACCGCCTCCAGGCCGTCGACCCTGCGTGCCCTGTTCGTGTCGTCGCGCCCGATCAGCTGGGTGAACACCGCCTACCCGTTCGGCGCCGCGTACCTGCTCGGCAGCGGGGTCGGCGTCGATGGTGGCGGCGGGTTCTCGCTCGTCGCGTTCCTGGTCGGCGTCGTGTACTTCCTGGTGCCCTACAACCTGGCGATGTACGGCATCAACGACGTCTTCGACTACGAGTCCGACCTCCGCAACCCGCGCAAGGGCGGTGTCGAGGGCGCCCTGCTCGACAAGAGCGTCCACCGCACCACGCTGTGGGCCGTCGTCGTCACGAACGTCCCCTTCCTCGTCGCGCTCGTGGTGCTCGGTGCGGTCAGCGGCAACGGGCCGTGGTCGTGGCTCGTCCTGGCGATCAGCGTGTTCGCGGTGATCGCGTACTCGGCCCCGGGCCTGCGGTTCAAGGAGAAGCCGTTCCTCGACTCGCTCACGTCGAGCACCCACTTCGTCTCACCGGCGATCTACGGCCTCGCCCTGGCCGGCCCGCACTGGACCGGGGAACTCGTCGCCGTCTGCATCGCGTTCTTCCTGTGGGGCGTGGCCTCGCACGCGTTCGGTGCCGTGCAGGACGTCCTGGCCGACCGCGCCGGCGGCATCGGCTCCGTCGCGACCGTGATCGGTGCACGGGCCACCGTCCGCCTGGCCTTCGCCGCCTACCTGGTCGCCGGGGTCGCGCTGCTGTTCTCGGCGTTCCCGGGCCCGATCGCCGCGGTCGTCGTCGTGCCGTACGCGCTCAACGTGCTGCCGTGGTGGAACATCACGGACCAGGGTGCCGAGGCCGCGAACGCCGGGTGGAAGCGGTTCCTCTGGATCAACTACCTGGCGGGCTTCATCGTGACGATGGCGCTCATCGCGTACGCGTTCACGCACTGA
- a CDS encoding Gfo/Idh/MocA family protein — MSVRIIHVGLGGWGGNWARTAIPEVSEVQVVGIVDPSAPTLEAVRTDLGLPASAAFGSLTEALAAVEADAVVITAPAVTHVPLALEALDAGKHVLVEKPFANTTDEAVTAVRRAEELGLVLQVSQNYRWYPAPRVVQEMLEADVVGEVSAINVDFRQWDNDQPAETYPHYRFPHAMINDMAIHHFDLLRMITGQEAVRVFAKASYPSYSKYQDEAVASMIIELDGGTVVNYRGSWLSRGPRTAWAGEWSIEGEDGELWFTSRDGEPNAVDGDRVTVRRTQDDVAEPVELPVLAHTDRQGGLQAFARSVQGGPAPETSGRDNLRSLALMEAAGRSAASGLPEDVVVPS; from the coding sequence ATGAGCGTCCGGATCATCCACGTCGGTCTCGGAGGGTGGGGCGGCAACTGGGCCCGCACCGCCATCCCAGAGGTGTCGGAAGTGCAGGTGGTCGGGATCGTCGACCCGTCGGCGCCGACGCTCGAGGCCGTGCGAACCGACCTCGGGCTCCCGGCCTCGGCGGCGTTCGGGTCCCTGACCGAGGCGCTCGCCGCGGTCGAGGCGGACGCCGTCGTCATCACCGCCCCCGCCGTGACGCACGTGCCCCTCGCGCTCGAGGCCCTCGACGCCGGCAAGCACGTCCTGGTCGAGAAGCCGTTCGCCAACACCACCGACGAGGCCGTCACCGCGGTCCGTCGCGCCGAGGAGCTCGGCCTGGTGCTGCAGGTCAGCCAGAACTACCGCTGGTACCCGGCACCGCGGGTGGTGCAGGAGATGCTCGAGGCGGACGTGGTCGGCGAGGTCTCCGCGATCAACGTCGACTTCCGGCAGTGGGACAACGACCAGCCCGCCGAGACGTACCCGCACTACCGGTTCCCGCACGCGATGATCAACGACATGGCGATCCACCACTTCGACCTGCTCCGGATGATCACCGGGCAAGAGGCGGTCCGCGTCTTCGCCAAGGCGAGCTACCCCTCCTACAGCAAGTACCAGGACGAAGCGGTCGCCTCGATGATCATCGAGCTCGACGGCGGCACGGTCGTCAACTACCGCGGCAGCTGGCTGAGCCGTGGCCCGCGCACCGCCTGGGCCGGCGAGTGGAGCATCGAGGGCGAGGACGGCGAACTCTGGTTCACGAGCCGCGACGGTGAGCCGAACGCGGTCGATGGCGACCGGGTCACCGTCCGCCGTACGCAGGACGACGTCGCCGAGCCGGTCGAGCTCCCCGTGCTCGCGCACACCGACCGCCAGGGTGGGCTGCAGGCGTTCGCCCGATCGGTGCAGGGCGGCCCCGCCCCCGAGACGAGCGGGCGCGACAACCTGCGGAGCCTTGCACTGATGGAGGCCGCCGGCCGCTCCGCGGCGTCCGGTCTGCCCGAGGACGTCGTCGTCCCGTCCTGA
- a CDS encoding lycopene cyclase domain-containing protein encodes MNGTGAYALLALPFFGVTAVVAVTAGVVAARRARAAGRRPALGRRVAVRTSVIAGIALLVMTMVFDNVIVTLRIVAYDPSLISGAKIGAIPVEDLAYAMSAIVLLPSLWVLFDRTSARDRTGARPAPDPTPAPAEDMK; translated from the coding sequence GTGAACGGCACCGGGGCCTACGCGCTCCTGGCCCTGCCGTTCTTCGGAGTCACGGCCGTCGTGGCCGTGACCGCCGGCGTCGTCGCCGCCCGCCGGGCCCGTGCGGCGGGTCGACGGCCGGCCCTTGGGCGCCGGGTCGCGGTGCGCACGTCCGTCATCGCCGGCATCGCGCTGCTCGTGATGACGATGGTGTTCGACAACGTCATCGTCACGCTGCGGATCGTCGCCTACGACCCCTCGCTCATCAGCGGTGCGAAGATCGGTGCGATCCCGGTCGAGGACCTCGCCTACGCGATGTCCGCCATCGTGCTGCTGCCCAGCCTGTGGGTCCTGTTCGACCGGACGAGCGCACGCGACCGGACCGGCGCGCGCCCCGCGCCCGACCCGACCCCAGCACCAGCAGAGGACATGAAGTGA
- a CDS encoding VTT domain-containing protein, whose protein sequence is MPSFLEGLPFRWLVLALFVIVFCRAQATYWVARLAVTGASRSRWGGWLRSPAVRRGSALLDRWGLPVVTVSFVVVGLQTVMNAAAGLARVAWWRYTIAMVPGCVAWAFLYATVGLAVFWAVVAALAGSPWGIAALVGLVVVAGVALTVLRRRRDRTGGPARLP, encoded by the coding sequence GTGCCGTCCTTCCTCGAGGGGCTCCCGTTCCGGTGGCTCGTCCTCGCGCTCTTCGTGATCGTGTTCTGCCGTGCGCAGGCCACGTACTGGGTCGCGCGGCTCGCGGTCACGGGTGCGTCCCGATCGCGGTGGGGCGGATGGCTGCGCTCGCCGGCGGTCCGTCGCGGTTCTGCGCTGCTCGATCGCTGGGGGTTGCCCGTCGTGACGGTGAGCTTCGTCGTGGTCGGCCTGCAGACGGTGATGAACGCCGCAGCGGGGCTGGCGCGGGTCGCCTGGTGGCGGTACACGATCGCGATGGTTCCGGGATGCGTGGCCTGGGCGTTCCTGTACGCGACGGTCGGGCTCGCCGTGTTCTGGGCGGTCGTCGCGGCCCTCGCCGGCTCGCCGTGGGGCATCGCGGCGCTCGTGGGTCTGGTGGTCGTCGCCGGCGTCGCGCTGACGGTCCTGCGTCGTCGTCGCGACCGCACAGGAGGCCCGGCCCGGCTTCCGTAG